One part of the Bacteroidia bacterium genome encodes these proteins:
- a CDS encoding rhodanese-like domain-containing protein, translated as MKISSDSNIKSPLYKFLLDGLLSHEIEEISVADAHTSLDSMLVYDTRSKEEYEVSHIPGAIWIGYDAFDIGKLENIPREKKILVYCSVGYRSEKIGHQLKEAGYLNVRNLYGGIFEWVNQGNKIQTPKGEDTEKLHAYNRIWGVWTSANEKVY; from the coding sequence GTGAAAATATCTTCAGATTCAAACATAAAAAGTCCCCTCTACAAGTTCTTACTTGATGGGCTGCTTTCTCATGAAATAGAGGAGATAAGTGTAGCGGATGCTCACACCTCTCTGGATAGTATGCTTGTGTATGATACTAGAAGCAAAGAAGAATATGAAGTAAGTCATATACCCGGTGCTATCTGGATCGGCTACGATGCATTTGACATAGGAAAGTTGGAGAATATTCCCAGGGAGAAAAAAATTCTTGTGTATTGTTCGGTAGGATACAGGAGTGAGAAGATTGGGCATCAACTAAAAGAAGCCGGATATCTAAATGTCCGCAATCTGTATGGAGGAATTTTTGAATGGGTCAATCAGGGAAATAAAATCCAGACACCCAAGGGGGAGGATACAGAAAAACTGCATGCCTATAACCGAATCTGGGGTGTCTGGACTTCAGCTAATGAGAAGGTCTATTAG
- a CDS encoding TolC family protein has translation MSRRILIVAIFCLSFCGAFGQNSISLQDAINLTLENNYGIRISALDQEIARNNNNWGAAGRLPRLDLNVNGSRFQSGNPGSFVPQRTNLGVSPSLNWTLFDGYRIEANKARLEELEKLSYGNAAIIIENNLQAVILAYYQGLLAQEQLEVLQEVLKNSRERLEYESFKTEIGTSGSFDLLQFKNALLTDSANVLSQEVVLKNSLRNLKLIMGVEMETEVILRDPLQENFPPIDWDPLLEKMLSDNNNLRNQYINNNILREDIRIARANRYPTISMNAGTTFSTGQLQLINRDPNTAETMPFVTRNVTAFDFSAGITIAFNLYNGGNTRRLIENARINERIGKLQQEDLERSLENDLIITFDQYQSRRELLLIQLASVENSRQSLEMSKDRFQNGLINSLDYRNIQLQYLNAQFAKFQALRNLKESETELLRLSGALLRE, from the coding sequence ATGAGTAGGAGAATCCTGATAGTAGCTATTTTTTGCCTTTCCTTTTGCGGAGCATTTGGGCAAAATTCCATTAGCCTGCAAGATGCGATCAATCTCACCCTGGAAAATAATTACGGGATCAGGATATCAGCATTGGATCAGGAAATAGCTCGAAATAATAATAATTGGGGAGCTGCCGGAAGATTACCCAGACTAGATCTAAACGTAAATGGTAGCCGGTTCCAATCGGGCAATCCCGGTTCTTTTGTTCCCCAAAGGACCAATCTGGGAGTAAGCCCTTCTTTGAACTGGACCTTATTTGATGGCTATAGAATTGAAGCCAATAAAGCCCGATTGGAGGAATTGGAAAAGCTGAGTTATGGAAACGCGGCTATTATCATTGAAAATAATTTACAAGCCGTAATTCTGGCCTATTATCAAGGCCTGCTGGCACAAGAGCAGTTGGAAGTTCTGCAGGAAGTATTGAAAAATTCGAGGGAAAGGTTAGAATACGAATCCTTTAAAACGGAAATCGGTACCTCCGGAAGCTTTGACCTCCTGCAATTCAAAAATGCACTCCTCACTGACTCGGCCAATGTACTGAGCCAGGAAGTGGTTTTGAAAAATAGTTTACGGAACCTGAAACTCATCATGGGAGTTGAGATGGAAACAGAAGTCATCCTCAGAGATCCTTTGCAGGAAAACTTCCCTCCTATCGATTGGGACCCTTTGCTGGAGAAAATGCTATCTGATAATAATAACCTCAGGAATCAATACATCAACAATAACATCCTGAGGGAAGATATCCGAATTGCAAGAGCCAATCGCTATCCCACCATTTCCATGAATGCCGGAACCACTTTTTCTACCGGACAATTACAACTGATCAATAGAGATCCCAATACTGCGGAAACCATGCCTTTCGTAACCAGAAATGTTACTGCTTTCGATTTTTCTGCTGGTATTACCATAGCTTTTAATCTCTACAATGGCGGCAATACCCGACGTCTGATTGAGAATGCCCGCATCAATGAAAGGATAGGAAAACTTCAGCAGGAGGACCTTGAACGCTCTCTGGAAAATGATCTTATCATTACGTTTGATCAGTATCAATCGAGGAGAGAACTGCTCTTGATCCAATTGGCTAGCGTGGAAAATAGCCGACAAAGCCTGGAAATGAGCAAAGATCGCTTCCAAAATGGATTGATCAACTCCCTCGACTACAGAAATATTCAACTGCAATACCTCAATGCTCAGTTCGCTAAGTTTCAGGCACTGAGGAACTTAAAAGAATCCGAAACAGAACTTCTTAGGCTAAGTGGAGCTTTACTGCGAGAGTAA
- a CDS encoding efflux RND transporter periplasmic adaptor subunit yields MKQSLFIRRALVSGVIAVLILLAGSSLGDYFGSRKSPVRQMSIKESLKSVKVNQVEYKSRELSLNGLGKVVSENAIDLITEIQGVIKPGSVYLKRGQRFSRGQVLFKVDDTEARLTLSSQKSNFLTAIAGILPDLKVDYNSEFGKWQSYLDSIDVEKALPPLPEISNAKEKVFLSTKNILNQYYSIRSAEERISKYVIRAPFSGSYQDVFLEVGSVVNPGNRVARIAKSNRLELEVPFKTEDIEFLKYGTKVTVKAEDEGSNWQGRISRIGSSLDPTTQSLNVYIQFNPGSTKIYEGQYLRVDVPITRTKAVMEIPRNAVLNRNEVYVVVDSVLKVKPIQVEKVNKETLFFSGLDKGAYVVVEPLLSASEDMPVKMNLMSN; encoded by the coding sequence ATGAAACAATCCTTATTTATAAGAAGAGCATTGGTATCAGGAGTAATCGCTGTTTTGATCCTCTTAGCTGGTAGCTCTTTGGGAGATTATTTTGGAAGCAGAAAATCCCCCGTACGGCAAATGTCGATCAAAGAAAGCCTTAAGTCTGTGAAAGTTAATCAAGTAGAATATAAAAGTCGAGAACTTTCGCTGAATGGATTAGGGAAAGTAGTCTCCGAAAATGCCATTGACCTTATTACAGAAATCCAGGGGGTCATCAAACCCGGTTCGGTTTATCTAAAAAGAGGCCAGCGTTTTTCCAGAGGACAGGTTTTGTTTAAAGTTGATGATACGGAAGCTCGACTCACTCTCTCCTCTCAAAAAAGTAATTTCCTGACTGCAATTGCAGGAATTCTTCCAGACCTGAAAGTAGATTATAATTCTGAGTTTGGAAAATGGCAATCCTATCTGGATAGTATAGATGTTGAAAAGGCCTTGCCGCCTTTACCTGAAATCAGCAATGCAAAAGAGAAGGTTTTTCTTTCCACCAAAAACATCCTCAATCAATATTACAGCATCAGGAGTGCAGAAGAAAGAATCTCGAAATATGTAATTCGGGCTCCTTTTAGCGGTTCTTATCAGGATGTGTTTCTGGAAGTAGGTTCTGTAGTAAATCCTGGAAATCGGGTCGCAAGAATAGCCAAAAGCAATCGTCTTGAGCTGGAAGTTCCTTTCAAAACTGAGGATATAGAATTCCTCAAATATGGGACTAAAGTTACGGTAAAAGCGGAAGATGAAGGCAGCAACTGGCAGGGAAGAATCAGTCGAATAGGCTCCTCATTAGACCCTACTACTCAATCTCTCAATGTTTATATCCAGTTCAATCCCGGTAGCACCAAAATTTACGAGGGTCAGTATTTACGGGTAGATGTCCCCATTACCCGAACAAAAGCAGTAATGGAAATCCCACGCAATGCTGTTTTAAATAGAAATGAGGTCTATGTGGTGGTAGACAGTGTATTGAAAGTAAAGCCTATTCAGGTTGAAAAAGTGAATAAAGAAACCCTATTCTTCTCCGGCCTGGATAAAGGTGCCTATGTAGTCGTTGAGCCTTTACTTAGTGCCAGTGAAGATATGCCCGTGAAAATGAATTTAATGAGCAATTAA
- a CDS encoding efflux RND transporter permease subunit: MERLIAYLTKYSIWSNGIILIVLMLGGFSIFNIKKAFFPEVDPNTISVTVVYPGASPEEMEEGVVIKVEEALKSIQGIEEINSKASENTASISVSVKNGYESEIVLTDVKNAVDRINSFPESAERPIVINAKPRETAISLILVGDLDLMNLKKYAETMRYDLLASGIISEVTTSGYPTREIAIEVPEETLIRYGMTFDQVANAVRLNNRDISSGSIKTENEEILIRSRAKQYDPKGLGEIIVRTNTDGSILRLSDIASIKAQFSEVPNKRYFNGKPAVTINVIKFPEENILTITDYVRAYAEEFNDANQSVEAVILDNRADYLNKRLDILTNNGLTGLILVLVFLGLFLNLRLSFWVAFGIPFSFLGMLFIADYVGVTINIMSLFGMILVIGILVDDGIVVGENIYAHFEKGKSPFRSAVDGTMEVMGSVFTGVSTTILSFSLFFFFEGRFGAIVKEMAVVVILCLIFSLIECYFVLPAHLAHSGALDKKEPSRFRKALDKGFSYLRDNLYGKVLANMIRYRYPVLAAALAMTLIVTGLVQGNYISSTFFPPISFSDNMDAAVVLKPGTRENITEGILKRIEQSAYDVEDELQAERGTEKSFLLATRVDVGTSGSARSGINSGSHLGNVRITLAPQEETGVSKSKYAALMRQKLGPMPEVEQLTIGDRRAFGKAVSLSLKSRDSKELELAKLETKSYLKTLADLRDITDNNIPGNREINLKLKPQAYLLGLTHNDITRQIRQGFFGEEAQRLQIGQDEVRVWVRYPRSGRRSLGDMDAIKIRTAAGQEYPLTELVEYDTKRGVIDIVHLNGAREVRVEADLADQSTPVAPILTGLQEDFVPKLREKYSTLQVSFEGQSRRGAEFGASLGIVAPFFLVGMVLLIALGTMSFSQSILIISMIPLGLIGAVIGHGLEGKPVSILSSYGMLALAGVIVNDAVVFIDKFNRFLRGGHSLASAIFYAGKSRFRPIILTSLTTVVGLFPLIRDTSQTAQFLIPMAISVAYGVMLGTAFILTIFPSLLAVANDVRIVWGWLKELLWHGRQNIPLRELVEPAIRREKKLEKIL; this comes from the coding sequence ATGGAAAGATTAATTGCATACCTCACCAAGTACTCAATTTGGTCCAATGGGATCATCCTAATTGTACTCATGCTCGGAGGCTTTAGTATTTTCAATATTAAAAAAGCCTTCTTCCCAGAAGTAGACCCCAATACCATTTCTGTCACCGTTGTTTATCCGGGCGCGTCTCCGGAAGAAATGGAAGAAGGAGTAGTTATCAAGGTTGAAGAGGCCTTGAAAAGTATTCAGGGAATAGAAGAAATCAATAGTAAAGCTTCTGAAAATACGGCCAGTATCAGTGTTTCTGTGAAAAATGGCTATGAGTCAGAAATCGTTCTTACTGATGTAAAGAATGCAGTTGACCGGATCAACTCATTCCCCGAAAGCGCAGAACGACCTATCGTAATAAATGCGAAGCCCAGGGAAACGGCTATTTCACTCATCCTGGTAGGAGATCTGGATTTGATGAATCTGAAGAAGTATGCCGAAACCATGCGCTATGATCTATTGGCTTCCGGTATTATCTCAGAAGTAACTACCAGTGGTTATCCTACACGGGAAATCGCTATTGAAGTACCAGAAGAAACCCTGATTCGTTATGGCATGACCTTCGATCAGGTGGCAAATGCGGTTCGTTTAAATAACCGGGATATTTCTTCAGGATCTATTAAAACCGAAAATGAAGAAATCCTGATTCGATCCCGTGCAAAACAATACGATCCCAAAGGCCTGGGAGAAATCATTGTACGAACGAATACAGATGGGAGCATTCTCCGCCTGTCGGATATAGCCTCTATCAAGGCACAATTCTCAGAAGTTCCCAATAAGCGATATTTCAATGGGAAGCCCGCAGTTACGATCAACGTAATCAAGTTTCCCGAAGAAAATATCCTGACTATTACGGATTATGTTCGGGCCTATGCGGAAGAATTTAATGATGCCAACCAAAGTGTAGAAGCTGTTATTCTGGACAATCGCGCTGATTATCTCAATAAGCGTCTTGATATTCTGACCAATAATGGCTTGACAGGATTGATTCTTGTGCTGGTCTTCCTGGGTCTGTTCCTGAACCTTCGTTTATCCTTCTGGGTCGCCTTTGGTATTCCCTTCTCTTTTCTGGGAATGCTCTTTATCGCTGATTATGTGGGAGTAACCATCAATATCATGTCTCTTTTTGGGATGATTCTGGTGATTGGGATATTGGTGGATGATGGTATAGTGGTAGGCGAAAACATCTATGCACATTTTGAGAAAGGGAAATCTCCTTTCCGATCGGCAGTAGATGGGACCATGGAGGTAATGGGATCAGTATTTACCGGAGTAAGTACAACTATCCTTTCTTTTTCTCTCTTCTTTTTCTTTGAAGGGCGTTTTGGCGCAATTGTAAAAGAAATGGCGGTTGTGGTTATTCTCTGTCTGATTTTCTCCCTGATAGAATGTTACTTTGTCCTTCCTGCTCACCTGGCCCATTCAGGAGCCCTGGATAAGAAAGAACCCAGCCGTTTCAGAAAAGCCCTCGACAAAGGTTTTTCCTATTTGCGGGATAATTTATATGGAAAGGTATTGGCGAATATGATTCGTTACCGCTATCCGGTTCTGGCTGCAGCATTGGCCATGACTTTGATTGTTACCGGCCTTGTGCAGGGTAATTATATTAGCAGTACTTTCTTCCCTCCTATTTCTTTTTCAGATAATATGGATGCTGCGGTTGTATTAAAGCCCGGTACCCGAGAAAATATAACTGAAGGGATCCTAAAAAGGATTGAGCAATCTGCCTATGATGTTGAAGATGAATTACAGGCAGAAAGAGGGACTGAAAAAAGTTTCCTCCTTGCTACCCGGGTAGATGTAGGTACTTCCGGAAGTGCAAGATCAGGTATTAATTCTGGCAGTCATTTGGGTAATGTTCGTATTACCCTTGCTCCTCAGGAAGAAACGGGAGTAAGCAAGTCTAAATATGCCGCTTTGATGCGTCAGAAGCTTGGCCCTATGCCTGAGGTTGAGCAGCTCACAATCGGAGATAGAAGAGCCTTTGGAAAAGCGGTTTCTCTGAGTTTGAAAAGCAGGGATTCCAAAGAGTTGGAATTGGCCAAACTAGAAACCAAGTCCTACCTCAAGACGCTTGCAGACCTGAGAGATATTACAGATAATAATATACCGGGCAATAGAGAAATCAACCTTAAACTTAAACCACAGGCTTACTTATTGGGCCTTACCCATAATGATATCACCCGCCAGATTAGGCAAGGTTTCTTTGGAGAAGAGGCTCAGAGGTTGCAAATCGGGCAGGATGAGGTCCGGGTTTGGGTACGCTATCCTCGTTCTGGAAGAAGAAGTCTGGGAGATATGGATGCTATCAAAATCCGTACTGCTGCAGGTCAGGAATACCCGCTCACCGAACTGGTCGAATACGATACAAAAAGAGGGGTAATTGATATTGTCCATCTCAATGGAGCAAGAGAAGTTCGGGTAGAAGCAGATCTGGCTGATCAATCGACACCGGTTGCTCCCATCCTGACTGGCCTTCAGGAGGATTTCGTCCCAAAACTTAGAGAAAAATACAGTACGCTTCAGGTAAGTTTCGAAGGTCAGAGTCGCCGGGGAGCAGAATTTGGGGCATCTTTAGGTATAGTAGCTCCTTTCTTCCTTGTCGGAATGGTTTTGCTTATCGCTTTGGGAACCATGTCATTCTCCCAGTCTATCCTAATTATTTCTATGATTCCTCTTGGATTGATTGGAGCAGTAATCGGACACGGTCTGGAAGGCAAGCCGGTTTCTATTTTGAGTTCCTATGGCATGCTGGCCCTGGCTGGTGTAATTGTAAATGATGCCGTTGTATTCATCGACAAATTTAACCGCTTCCTGAGAGGAGGCCATAGCTTAGCGAGTGCTATCTTTTATGCTGGGAAATCCAGATTTAGACCAATTATACTTACCTCTCTTACGACAGTGGTAGGGCTTTTCCCTCTGATTCGAGACACCAGTCAAACCGCTCAGTTTTTGATCCCTATGGCCATATCTGTAGCCTATGGAGTAATGTTGGGAACGGCCTTTATCCTGACCATCTTCCCCTCCTTACTCGCGGTAGCAAATGATGTGCGGATCGTCTGGGGTTGGTTAAAAGAATTGCTTTGGCATGGAAGACAAAATATACCTCTCCGTGAACTGGTGGAACCAGCAATTAGAAGAGAGAAAAAACTGGAGAAGATCCTTTAA